The following proteins are encoded in a genomic region of Methylibium petroleiphilum PM1:
- a CDS encoding LysR family transcriptional regulator translates to MDRLKQIESFAAVATKGSLTAAAGAEGVAPAVIGRRIDALEERLGVKLLVRTTRRITLTHEGSAFLEDAQRLLTDLANAEASVSAGGVKASGHLRLTAPAGFGRRHVAPLVPRFAEAHRDVSVSLNLSDRVVDIVNEGYDCAVRVGDLPDSSLVSLRLADNRRLCVAAPAYLQRAGTPQHPGELGRHQCLTLSSNASQARGWAFSVDGELTHLRPSGRYDCSDGQVLHDWCLAGHGIAWRSTWEVEQEVASGALVTLLDDFAAPPNGIYAVFPQRKHLPLRVRLWIDFLKHTYGDSTYWSPAMP, encoded by the coding sequence ATGGATCGCCTCAAGCAGATCGAATCCTTCGCCGCCGTCGCCACCAAGGGCAGCCTGACCGCCGCCGCTGGCGCCGAGGGCGTGGCTCCGGCCGTGATCGGCCGCCGCATCGATGCACTGGAAGAGCGCCTGGGGGTGAAGCTCCTGGTGCGCACCACCCGGCGCATCACGCTGACGCACGAAGGCAGCGCCTTCCTCGAGGACGCCCAGCGCCTGCTGACCGATCTGGCCAATGCCGAGGCCAGCGTCAGCGCCGGCGGCGTGAAGGCCAGTGGCCACCTGCGCCTCACCGCACCAGCCGGCTTCGGCCGGCGCCACGTGGCGCCGCTGGTGCCGCGCTTCGCCGAGGCGCACCGCGACGTGTCGGTGTCGCTGAACCTCAGCGACCGGGTGGTCGACATCGTCAACGAGGGCTACGACTGCGCGGTGCGGGTCGGCGACCTGCCCGACTCCAGCCTGGTCAGCCTGCGGCTGGCCGACAACCGCCGCCTGTGCGTGGCGGCCCCGGCCTACCTGCAGCGCGCCGGCACGCCGCAGCATCCCGGCGAACTGGGCCGCCACCAGTGCCTCACGCTGAGTTCGAACGCCAGCCAGGCGCGCGGCTGGGCGTTCAGCGTCGACGGCGAACTGACGCACCTGCGGCCGAGCGGCCGCTACGACTGCTCCGACGGCCAGGTGCTGCACGACTGGTGCCTCGCCGGCCACGGCATCGCCTGGCGCAGCACCTGGGAGGTGGAGCAGGAGGTGGCCAGCGGCGCGCTGGTCACGCTGCTCGACGACTTCGCGGCGCCGCCGAACGGCATCTACGCGGTGTTCCCGCAGCGCAAGCACCTGCCGCTGCGCGTGCGGCTGTGGATCGATTTCCTGAAGCACACCTACGGCGATTCGACCTACTGGTCGCCCGCGATGCCCTGA
- a CDS encoding serine/threonine-protein kinase: MSPSPASSDVLPERIGKYRVLRKLGEGATSEVFLCRDDFNERDVAVKRVRASALADVSDGALHARFFAAEAALVGRLQHPNVVQIFDAVPDPTEPYVVMEHVAGTTLRPFCRADQLLPLDQVVEIGFKCAMALGYVSRQGLIHRDVKPANLLASTNANGDIVDVKVSDFGSVLNLQADTTQVFRVGSLAYMSPEQLDGGTLDARADVYSLGAVLYHLIAGRPPFDASAQSVLMAQIYSAQPASLCGLRGGVEPALDAVIQRALAKRADDRYADWDEFAQALSALVANRQVPRGQVQGVLDSERFTLLRALEFFSQFGDVELWEVVHRCAWQRYPLGHLIYRRGEEGNTFHIIAEGAVDVYRDSQRVAHLGAGTSVGEMAYLAPNPELRRHSTDVTVVAPATMISFTPDSMARLSPGCRHLFDEAFIRVLVRRLHVAHEALAHPRRIA, encoded by the coding sequence ATGAGTCCATCCCCCGCTTCCTCCGACGTCCTGCCCGAACGCATCGGCAAATACCGTGTGCTGCGCAAACTCGGCGAGGGCGCGACCAGCGAGGTCTTCCTGTGCCGGGACGACTTCAACGAGCGCGATGTCGCCGTCAAGCGCGTGCGCGCCAGTGCGCTGGCCGACGTGAGCGATGGCGCGCTGCACGCGCGCTTCTTCGCGGCCGAGGCGGCGCTGGTCGGGCGGTTGCAGCACCCCAATGTCGTGCAGATCTTCGACGCGGTGCCCGACCCGACCGAGCCCTACGTGGTCATGGAGCACGTGGCGGGCACCACGCTGCGGCCGTTCTGTCGCGCCGACCAGCTGCTGCCGCTGGACCAGGTGGTGGAAATCGGCTTCAAGTGCGCGATGGCGCTGGGCTATGTGTCGCGCCAGGGCCTGATCCACCGCGACGTGAAGCCGGCCAACCTGCTGGCCAGCACGAATGCGAACGGCGACATCGTCGACGTGAAGGTCAGCGATTTCGGCAGCGTGCTCAACCTGCAGGCCGACACGACCCAGGTGTTCCGGGTCGGCTCGCTGGCCTACATGTCGCCCGAGCAGCTCGATGGCGGCACGCTCGACGCCCGTGCCGATGTCTACTCGCTCGGTGCGGTGCTCTACCACCTGATCGCCGGCCGCCCGCCGTTCGACGCGAGCGCGCAGTCGGTGCTGATGGCGCAGATCTACAGCGCCCAGCCCGCCTCGCTGTGCGGCCTGCGCGGCGGGGTCGAGCCGGCGCTCGACGCAGTGATCCAGCGTGCGCTCGCCAAGCGCGCCGACGACCGCTACGCGGACTGGGACGAGTTCGCCCAGGCGCTGTCGGCGCTGGTGGCCAACCGCCAGGTGCCGCGCGGCCAGGTCCAGGGCGTGCTCGACTCGGAGCGCTTCACGCTGCTGCGCGCGCTCGAGTTCTTCAGCCAGTTCGGCGACGTCGAGCTGTGGGAGGTGGTGCACCGCTGCGCCTGGCAGCGCTATCCGCTGGGCCACCTGATCTACCGCCGTGGCGAGGAGGGCAACACCTTCCACATCATCGCGGAGGGGGCGGTCGACGTGTACCGCGACAGCCAGCGCGTGGCGCACCTCGGCGCGGGCACCTCGGTCGGCGAGATGGCCTACCTGGCGCCCAACCCCGAGCTGCGCCGCCACAGCACCGACGTGACGGTGGTCGCGCCGGCCACGATGATCTCCTTCACGCCGGACTCGATGGCGCGGCTCAGTCCCGGCTGCCGCCACCTGTTCGACGAGGCCTTCATCCGCGTGCTGGTGCGCCGCCTGCACGTGGCCCACGAGGCGCTGGCGCATCCGCGACGGATCGCCTGA
- a CDS encoding thiol:disulfide interchange protein DsbA/DsbL: MNRRDFTTLSLATTCVGLLPAFGHAQGGPVEGKDYVKLSQRQPTQDPKKLEVVEFFWYGCPHCHAFEPMLETWVKKLPPDITFRRLPVAFREVPFVLHQKLYFAIEALGLVDTLHRKVFTAMHVERNPLNTPEAIGDFVAKNGVDKAKFLDVMNSFSVQTKARQAAALSAGYKIDGTPAIGINGSYYTSGSLAGSNDRALAITDHLIAQIRKGG; encoded by the coding sequence ATGAACCGTCGTGACTTCACGACCCTGTCGCTGGCCACCACCTGCGTCGGACTGCTGCCGGCCTTCGGCCACGCCCAGGGCGGTCCGGTCGAGGGCAAGGACTACGTGAAGCTGTCGCAGCGCCAGCCGACGCAGGACCCGAAGAAGCTCGAGGTCGTGGAGTTCTTCTGGTACGGCTGCCCGCACTGCCACGCCTTCGAGCCGATGCTCGAAACCTGGGTCAAGAAGCTGCCGCCGGACATCACCTTCCGGCGCCTGCCGGTCGCCTTCCGCGAGGTGCCGTTCGTGCTGCACCAGAAGCTGTACTTCGCGATCGAGGCCCTGGGGCTGGTCGACACCCTGCACCGCAAGGTCTTCACCGCGATGCACGTCGAACGCAATCCGCTGAACACGCCCGAGGCGATCGGCGACTTCGTGGCGAAGAATGGCGTCGACAAGGCCAAGTTCCTCGACGTGATGAACTCGTTCTCGGTGCAGACCAAGGCCCGCCAGGCCGCCGCGCTGTCGGCCGGCTACAAGATCGACGGCACGCCGGCGATCGGCATCAACGGGTCCTACTACACCTCGGGTTCGCTGGCCGGCAGCAACGACCGCGCGCTGGCGATCACCGACCACCTGATCGCGCAGATCCGCAAGGGCGGCTGA
- the argS gene encoding arginine--tRNA ligase, with the protein MIRAQQELLVALGDALAELAPEQPPIAAFESPKQAAHGDLAITSAMQLAKPLKRNPRELAQALIDALQRREAVQRWVAALEIAGPGFINLRLKDTTKQQIVAEVLASGTDFGRQPATSERALVEFVSANPTGPLHVGHGRQAALGDAICKLFETQGWQVTREFYYNDAGVQIGTLAASTQARLQGLKPGDAGWPESAYNGDYIADIAADFLARKTVKADDREFTASGDPADLDGIRQFAVAYLRHEQDLDLQAFGVRFDHYFLESSLYATGRVEATVGKLVAAGKTFEDGGALWLRTTDYGDDKDRVMKKSDGSYTYFVPDVAYHVNKWERGYHKVINIQGSDHHGTIARVRAGLQAADVGIPAGYPDYVLHKMVTVMRGGEEVKISKRAGSYVTLRDLIDWTGKDAVRFFLISRKADTEFVFDVDLALKKNDENPVYYVQYAHARICSVIVQWREQQAGDPATLAQADLARLVAPTEAALMLKLAAYPVMLSGAAESLAPHDVAFYLRDLAGAFHSYYAAERFLTDDPALSRARLALLAATAQVLRNGLAVLGVSAPDRM; encoded by the coding sequence ATGATCCGTGCCCAGCAAGAGCTCCTGGTGGCCCTCGGCGATGCCCTCGCCGAACTGGCGCCCGAGCAGCCCCCGATTGCCGCCTTCGAGAGTCCGAAACAGGCCGCCCACGGCGACCTCGCCATCACCTCGGCGATGCAGCTCGCCAAGCCGCTCAAGCGCAATCCGCGCGAGCTGGCCCAGGCCCTGATCGACGCACTGCAGCGCCGTGAAGCGGTGCAGCGCTGGGTCGCGGCGCTCGAGATCGCCGGCCCCGGCTTCATCAACCTGCGGCTCAAGGACACCACCAAGCAGCAGATCGTCGCCGAGGTGCTGGCGAGCGGCACCGATTTCGGCCGCCAGCCGGCCACGAGCGAGCGGGCGCTGGTCGAGTTCGTCTCCGCCAACCCTACCGGCCCGCTGCACGTGGGCCATGGCCGCCAGGCGGCGCTCGGCGATGCGATCTGCAAACTGTTCGAGACGCAGGGCTGGCAGGTCACGCGCGAGTTCTATTACAACGACGCCGGCGTGCAGATCGGCACGCTCGCCGCGTCGACCCAGGCCCGCCTCCAGGGCCTGAAGCCGGGTGACGCGGGCTGGCCGGAGAGCGCCTACAACGGCGACTACATCGCCGACATCGCCGCCGACTTCCTGGCCCGCAAGACCGTCAAGGCCGACGACCGCGAGTTCACCGCTTCCGGCGACCCCGCCGACCTGGACGGCATCCGCCAGTTCGCCGTGGCCTACCTGCGCCACGAGCAGGATCTCGACCTGCAGGCCTTCGGCGTCCGGTTCGACCACTACTTCCTCGAATCCAGCCTCTACGCCACCGGCCGCGTCGAGGCCACGGTGGGCAAGCTGGTCGCGGCCGGCAAGACCTTCGAGGACGGCGGCGCACTGTGGCTGCGCACCACGGACTATGGCGACGACAAGGATCGCGTCATGAAGAAGTCCGACGGCAGCTACACCTACTTCGTGCCCGACGTGGCCTACCACGTCAACAAGTGGGAACGCGGCTACCACAAGGTCATCAACATCCAGGGCAGCGACCACCACGGCACCATCGCGCGGGTGCGCGCCGGGCTGCAGGCCGCCGACGTGGGCATTCCCGCGGGCTACCCCGACTACGTGCTGCACAAGATGGTCACCGTGATGCGCGGCGGCGAGGAGGTCAAGATCTCCAAGCGCGCCGGCAGCTACGTGACGCTGCGGGACCTGATCGACTGGACCGGCAAGGACGCGGTGCGCTTCTTCCTGATCAGCCGCAAGGCCGACACCGAGTTCGTGTTCGACGTCGACCTGGCGCTGAAGAAGAACGACGAGAACCCGGTCTACTACGTGCAGTACGCGCATGCGCGCATCTGCTCGGTCATCGTGCAGTGGCGCGAGCAGCAGGCCGGCGACCCGGCCACGCTGGCCCAGGCCGATCTCGCGCGGCTGGTGGCCCCCACCGAGGCCGCACTGATGCTCAAGCTGGCCGCCTACCCGGTGATGCTGAGCGGCGCCGCCGAGAGCCTGGCGCCGCACGACGTGGCGTTCTACCTGCGCGACCTGGCGGGCGCCTTCCACAGCTATTACGCGGCCGAGCGCTTTCTCACCGACGACCCGGCGCTGAGCCGCGCGCGGCTGGCGCTGCTCGCCGCCACCGCGCAGGTGCTGCGCAACGGCCTGGCGGTGCTCGGCGTCAGCGCCCCCGACAGGATGTGA
- the lptB gene encoding LPS export ABC transporter ATP-binding protein, with product MNTAMASRLEARGLQKSYGARKVVKDVHLAVAAGEVVGLLGPNGAGKTTSFYMIVGLVRADAGEIRIDGAPIERLPIHQRSRLGLSYLPQEASIFRKLTVEENIRAVLELQFDERGKAYTKARIDELLDGLLHDLSIDKLRDSPAPALSGGERRRVEIARALATQPRFILLDEPFAGVDPIAVIEIQRIIGFLKSRGIGVLITDHNVRETLGICHRAYIISEGRVLAEGTPEQIVENADVRKVYLGEHFRM from the coding sequence ATGAACACGGCGATGGCGAGCCGCCTGGAGGCTCGCGGACTGCAGAAGAGCTACGGCGCCCGCAAGGTCGTCAAGGACGTGCACCTGGCCGTTGCGGCCGGCGAGGTGGTGGGCCTGCTGGGCCCGAACGGCGCCGGCAAGACCACCAGCTTCTACATGATCGTGGGCCTGGTGCGCGCCGACGCCGGCGAGATCCGCATCGACGGCGCGCCGATCGAGCGCCTGCCGATCCACCAGCGCTCGCGCCTCGGGCTGTCCTACCTGCCGCAGGAAGCCTCGATCTTCCGCAAGCTCACCGTCGAGGAGAACATCCGCGCGGTGCTGGAGCTGCAGTTCGACGAGCGCGGCAAGGCCTACACCAAGGCACGCATCGACGAGCTGCTCGACGGCCTGCTGCACGACCTGTCGATCGACAAGCTGCGCGACAGCCCGGCACCGGCACTGTCGGGCGGCGAGCGGCGGCGCGTCGAGATCGCCCGCGCGCTGGCCACGCAGCCGCGCTTCATCCTGCTCGACGAGCCGTTCGCCGGCGTCGATCCGATCGCGGTGATCGAGATCCAGCGAATCATCGGCTTCCTCAAGAGCCGCGGTATCGGCGTGCTGATCACCGACCACAACGTGCGCGAGACCCTGGGCATCTGCCACCGCGCCTACATCATCAGCGAAGGACGCGTGCTGGCCGAAGGCACCCCCGAGCAGATCGTCGAGAACGCCGACGTCCGCAAGGTCTACCTCGGCGAGCACTTCAGGATGTGA
- a CDS encoding PsiF family protein, whose protein sequence is MKKLINAAALCAAAFVLPAHAADAAASAPTAQQTKMSTCNKDAGEMKGDERKAFMKKCLSAKPATQQDKMKSCNKDAGEMKGDERKAFMKECLSK, encoded by the coding sequence ATGAAGAAGCTGATCAACGCTGCGGCCCTGTGTGCGGCCGCCTTCGTGCTGCCCGCCCATGCCGCCGATGCGGCGGCGTCCGCGCCGACCGCGCAGCAGACCAAGATGTCCACCTGCAACAAGGACGCCGGCGAGATGAAGGGCGACGAGCGCAAGGCCTTCATGAAGAAGTGCCTGTCCGCCAAGCCCGCCACCCAGCAGGACAAGATGAAGAGCTGCAACAAGGACGCCGGCGAGATGAAGGGTGACGAGCGCAAGGCCTTCATGAAGGAGTGCCTCAGCAAGTAG
- a CDS encoding SPOR domain-containing protein — MPFFPFSRRSSQHGGFIVGLIAGLLIGLALALGVALYVTKVPIPFINKVPQRTAEQDAAEAERNRNWDPNTPLHGKKPAPAASGAGVPVAPAASGPATGTARPAPDGRDPAAILGGGPARPGPDLSTTGASEAFVYFVQVGAYARTEEAEAQRAKLAIQGFESKITEREQSGRTMYRVRVGPFVQRAEAEKVKETLDGAGMVSALVRVQK, encoded by the coding sequence ATGCCCTTCTTCCCCTTCTCTCGTCGCTCGTCGCAGCACGGTGGCTTCATCGTCGGCCTGATCGCCGGCCTGCTGATCGGCCTGGCGCTGGCGCTGGGCGTTGCGCTGTACGTTACCAAGGTGCCGATCCCGTTCATCAACAAGGTCCCGCAGCGCACCGCGGAGCAGGACGCGGCCGAGGCCGAACGCAACCGCAACTGGGATCCCAACACGCCGCTGCATGGCAAGAAGCCGGCGCCAGCCGCCTCCGGCGCCGGTGTCCCGGTGGCGCCCGCGGCCTCGGGTCCGGCCACCGGCACGGCACGGCCGGCGCCCGACGGCCGTGACCCGGCCGCGATCCTCGGCGGCGGCCCGGCCCGGCCCGGCCCGGACCTGTCCACCACCGGCGCGTCCGAGGCGTTTGTCTATTTCGTGCAGGTCGGCGCCTACGCGCGCACCGAGGAAGCCGAGGCCCAGCGCGCCAAGCTGGCGATCCAGGGCTTCGAGTCCAAGATCACCGAGCGCGAGCAATCGGGCCGGACGATGTACCGTGTGCGCGTCGGCCCGTTCGTGCAGCGCGCCGAGGCCGAGAAGGTGAAGGAAACGCTGGACGGCGCCGGCATGGTGTCGGCGCTGGTGCGGGTGCAGAAATGA
- a CDS encoding RNA polymerase factor sigma-54: MKPSLQVRFSQHLALTPQLQQSIRLLQLSTLELHQEVEQMLEQNPFLEVEEDAPTPFDAPVERATATERQADDAWEGSGSEVAADPEPVAVDAAEFGTTEREDWENGTEREDFDGIRETPGKAGNNDSDEFDPMERSSAGVSLQDHLRDQLRGMRLSDEDRGAVMVLIESLDEDGYLADPLEEIAQRLAGDEDDIAVEELLDRLRCALKWLHNLEPLGVGARDLSECLTLQLRAGPRCEAQMIAILICKYHLELLARRDGKKLMAATGADEELLKAAQALIVRCEPKPGRPFTKAEANIIVPDVIVQKAGRGWRVVLNPDVMPKLRINDLYAQAIKQQRGARTESGAGLSSRLQEARWFMKNILQRFDTIQRVSQAIVERQKAFFSHGAIAMKPLVLREIADELGLHESTISRVTTAKYMSTPYGTFELKYFFGSSLNTEAGGNASSTAVRALIKQLVSAEDAKKPLSDSQLSSMLEEQGIQVARRTVAKYREALKIAPANLRRTMM; the protein is encoded by the coding sequence ATGAAGCCTTCCCTGCAGGTCCGTTTTTCGCAGCATCTGGCGCTCACGCCGCAGCTTCAGCAGTCGATCCGGCTGCTGCAGCTTTCCACGCTCGAGCTTCACCAGGAAGTCGAGCAGATGCTGGAGCAGAACCCCTTCCTCGAAGTGGAGGAAGATGCGCCGACCCCGTTCGACGCGCCGGTGGAGCGCGCCACGGCCACGGAGCGCCAGGCCGATGACGCCTGGGAGGGCTCGGGGTCCGAGGTGGCCGCCGACCCCGAGCCGGTCGCGGTGGATGCGGCCGAGTTCGGCACCACCGAGCGCGAGGACTGGGAGAACGGCACCGAGCGCGAGGACTTCGACGGCATCCGCGAGACGCCCGGCAAGGCCGGCAACAACGACAGCGACGAGTTCGACCCCATGGAGCGCAGCAGCGCCGGGGTGAGCCTGCAGGACCACCTGCGCGACCAGTTGCGCGGCATGCGCCTGAGCGACGAGGACCGCGGCGCGGTGATGGTGCTGATCGAATCGCTCGACGAGGACGGCTACCTGGCCGACCCCCTGGAAGAGATCGCCCAGCGCCTGGCCGGCGACGAGGACGACATCGCGGTCGAGGAGCTGCTCGACCGCCTGCGCTGCGCGCTGAAGTGGCTGCACAACCTGGAGCCGCTGGGCGTCGGTGCGCGCGACCTGTCGGAGTGCCTGACGCTGCAGCTGCGGGCCGGACCGCGCTGCGAGGCGCAGATGATCGCGATCCTGATCTGCAAGTACCACCTCGAGTTGCTGGCGCGGCGCGACGGCAAGAAGCTGATGGCGGCCACCGGCGCCGACGAGGAGCTGCTGAAGGCCGCGCAGGCGCTGATCGTGCGCTGCGAGCCCAAGCCCGGCCGGCCCTTCACCAAGGCCGAGGCCAACATCATCGTGCCCGATGTCATCGTGCAGAAGGCCGGCCGCGGCTGGCGCGTGGTGCTCAACCCCGACGTGATGCCCAAGCTGCGCATCAACGACCTCTACGCCCAGGCCATCAAGCAGCAGCGGGGCGCGCGCACCGAATCGGGCGCGGGCCTGAGCTCGCGGCTGCAGGAGGCGCGCTGGTTCATGAAGAACATCCTGCAGCGCTTCGACACCATCCAGCGCGTGTCGCAGGCCATCGTCGAGCGGCAGAAGGCCTTCTTCAGCCACGGCGCGATCGCGATGAAGCCACTGGTGCTGCGCGAGATCGCCGACGAGCTGGGTCTGCACGAGTCGACCATCTCGCGCGTGACCACCGCCAAGTACATGTCCACGCCCTACGGCACCTTCGAGCTGAAGTATTTCTTCGGCTCCTCGCTCAACACCGAGGCCGGTGGCAATGCGTCGAGCACCGCGGTGCGTGCGCTGATCAAGCAGCTGGTCAGTGCCGAGGATGCCAAGAAGCCGCTGTCGGACAGCCAGCTCAGCAGCATGCTGGAAGAGCAGGGCATCCAGGTGGCGCGCCGCACGGTGGCGAAGTACCGCGAGGCGCTGAAGATCGCGCCGGCCAACCTGCGGCGCACGATGATGTAA
- the lptA gene encoding lipopolysaccharide transport periplasmic protein LptA: MSAPTPYPASRCTLLAQPVCRAVLAVLGLALLPAFAAEKADRTQPLAFTADSARVDEVKQLNILSGNVEITKGSIVIRADRVEVRQSPEGYQSAVATGWPNKRAYFRQKRGSNDEYIEGEAERLEYDGRGDTVRLVNQAVLRRFRGSTLADEVAGNTISYDNVTEVFQVLGGPASAAAPGRVRGVLTPRENPASAPNSGAGTRP, translated from the coding sequence ATGTCCGCTCCGACCCCCTATCCTGCATCGCGGTGCACCTTGCTGGCGCAGCCTGTTTGCCGGGCCGTCCTGGCGGTGCTGGGGCTGGCCCTGCTGCCGGCCTTCGCCGCCGAAAAGGCTGACCGCACCCAGCCGCTGGCCTTCACTGCCGACTCGGCCCGGGTCGACGAGGTCAAGCAATTGAACATCCTGTCGGGCAACGTCGAGATCACCAAGGGCAGCATCGTCATCCGCGCCGACCGCGTGGAGGTGCGCCAGAGTCCCGAGGGCTACCAGTCCGCGGTGGCGACCGGCTGGCCGAACAAGCGTGCCTACTTCCGCCAGAAGCGCGGCAGCAACGACGAGTACATCGAGGGCGAGGCCGAGCGCCTCGAGTACGACGGCCGCGGCGACACCGTGCGGCTCGTGAACCAGGCCGTGCTGCGGCGCTTCCGCGGCAGCACGCTGGCCGACGAAGTGGCCGGCAACACCATCTCCTACGACAACGTGACCGAGGTCTTCCAGGTGCTCGGCGGCCCGGCCTCCGCGGCCGCGCCAGGCCGGGTGCGCGGCGTGCTGACGCCGCGCGAGAACCCGGCTTCTGCGCCCAACTCCGGGGCGGGGACGCGGCCATGA
- a CDS encoding DUF3047 domain-containing protein, with product MTLPLPAARRSLLALALWAAGIAAAVAATATAAPPPPSAVDHGAFETAVRQAVAPQAGQAIVGLKVLHLSGDVGPWLDTGLALLPGDRVTLLKSGRVWWSRAYALSLDAPMAVWSRIGDQGPIFRGERATDTVTADRAGTLQLKLYPGLRWLDETGRYAGEPAAANPDAGGGVSVALLQWRAGVHIGSELQRLAALPTVVGPLAAAEVQRLGGGTTPPPDDWHYLWELGPAEIFTEVEHPTGPGHPPRAIRLHTRDDVGILQKDTPFDLTPDTVLRWRWKAERLPARAPENQVPTHDYMSIAVEFDDGRDLTFLWSHSLPVGEIFACPLPAWKDRETHVVTRSGTADLGRWVEESVNLHALYRRAIGDRVPARVTRVWLIGVSLFGHGEGLSEFGQIVLQDGARRLEVY from the coding sequence ATGACACTCCCGCTCCCGGCGGCACGACGTTCCCTCCTCGCCCTCGCGCTGTGGGCCGCCGGCATCGCCGCGGCCGTGGCCGCGACGGCCACGGCCGCACCGCCCCCACCGTCCGCGGTCGACCACGGCGCCTTCGAGACGGCGGTGCGACAGGCCGTCGCACCCCAGGCCGGGCAGGCGATCGTGGGGCTCAAGGTGCTGCACCTGAGCGGCGATGTCGGGCCCTGGCTGGACACCGGCCTCGCGCTGCTGCCCGGCGACCGCGTCACGCTGTTGAAGAGCGGGCGGGTGTGGTGGTCACGCGCCTACGCGCTGTCGCTCGACGCCCCGATGGCCGTCTGGAGCCGCATCGGTGACCAGGGCCCGATCTTCCGCGGTGAGCGCGCGACCGACACCGTGACCGCCGACCGTGCCGGCACGCTGCAGCTCAAGCTCTATCCGGGACTGCGCTGGCTCGACGAGACCGGCCGCTACGCGGGCGAACCGGCCGCCGCCAACCCGGATGCCGGCGGCGGCGTCAGCGTCGCGCTGCTGCAATGGCGCGCCGGCGTGCACATCGGGTCCGAACTGCAGCGGCTCGCCGCGCTGCCCACGGTGGTGGGGCCCCTGGCCGCGGCCGAAGTCCAGCGCCTGGGCGGCGGCACCACACCGCCACCGGACGACTGGCACTACCTGTGGGAACTCGGCCCGGCCGAGATCTTCACCGAGGTCGAACACCCCACCGGCCCCGGCCACCCGCCCCGCGCGATCCGGCTGCACACCCGCGACGATGTCGGCATCCTGCAGAAGGACACCCCCTTCGACCTGACGCCCGACACCGTGCTGCGCTGGCGCTGGAAGGCGGAGCGACTGCCGGCCCGGGCGCCCGAGAACCAGGTGCCGACGCACGATTACATGAGCATCGCGGTGGAGTTCGACGACGGCCGCGACCTCACCTTCCTGTGGAGCCACAGCCTGCCGGTGGGCGAGATCTTCGCCTGCCCGCTGCCGGCCTGGAAGGACCGCGAGACCCACGTGGTCACGCGCTCAGGCACCGCCGATCTGGGCCGCTGGGTCGAGGAATCGGTCAACCTGCACGCGCTCTATCGCCGGGCGATCGGCGACCGGGTCCCGGCGCGCGTGACGCGCGTGTGGCTGATCGGCGTGAGCCTGTTCGGCCACGGCGAAGGCCTCAGCGAGTTCGGGCAGATCGTGCTGCAGGACGGCGCACGTCGGCTCGAGGTGTACTGA
- a CDS encoding haloacid dehalogenase type II yields MKSPKPSLSVQAVLFDAYGTLFDVYSVGTLAEQLFPGQGEALAVLWRDKQIEYTRLVSMSQRYRPFWELTRAGLRYACARLQLDLTPERETQLLNQYRHLGAFPENKAVLTALKARGVTTGILSNGDPEMLGIAVRSAGYVDDKGQGLLDHVLSVESVQRFKTDPAAYALGPQALGIPARQILFVSSNGWDAIGATWYGYCTLWVNRFKLPLEALDTEPTRTGSSLRDVLDFFPKT; encoded by the coding sequence ATGAAGTCACCCAAGCCGTCCCTCTCCGTCCAAGCCGTGCTGTTCGACGCGTACGGCACGCTGTTCGACGTCTACAGCGTCGGTACGCTGGCCGAGCAGCTGTTTCCCGGCCAGGGCGAGGCGCTGGCGGTGCTGTGGCGTGACAAGCAGATCGAGTACACGCGCCTGGTGTCGATGAGCCAGCGCTACCGGCCGTTCTGGGAGCTCACGCGCGCGGGGCTGCGCTACGCCTGCGCGCGGCTGCAGCTCGACCTGACGCCGGAGCGCGAGACCCAGTTGCTCAACCAGTACCGCCACCTCGGTGCCTTTCCCGAGAACAAGGCGGTGCTGACGGCGCTGAAGGCGCGCGGCGTGACCACCGGCATCCTCAGCAACGGCGACCCCGAGATGCTGGGCATCGCGGTGCGCAGCGCCGGCTACGTGGACGACAAGGGCCAGGGCCTGCTCGACCACGTGCTCAGCGTCGAGAGCGTGCAGCGCTTCAAGACCGACCCGGCCGCCTATGCGCTGGGCCCGCAGGCGCTGGGCATTCCGGCCCGGCAGATCCTGTTCGTTTCCAGCAACGGCTGGGACGCGATCGGCGCGACTTGGTACGGTTACTGCACGCTGTGGGTGAACCGCTTCAAGCTGCCGCTCGAGGCCCTCGACACCGAGCCGACGCGCACCGGCAGCAGCCTGCGCGACGTGCTCGACTTCTTTCCCAAGACCTGA